A region of Vigna radiata var. radiata cultivar VC1973A chromosome 10, Vradiata_ver6, whole genome shotgun sequence DNA encodes the following proteins:
- the LOC106774663 gene encoding probable serine/threonine-protein kinase PBL23, with amino-acid sequence MSLFPCCASQKRLNKKTLKKSIKKEKEYEDRRRVTSFSNISYKSDSGKRKFITDEIARLGKGNISSKIISYREICAATQNFHPDNMIGEGGFGRVYKGYLKSTNQTVAVKQLDRNGFQGTREFLVEVLILSLLHHPNLVNLIGYCAEGEHRILVYEYMVNGSLEDHLLDLPEGAKALDWQTRMKIAEGAAKGLEYLHDEANPPVIYRDFKASNILLDEEFNPKLSDFGLAKLGPTGDKRHVSTRVMGTYGYCAPEYASTGQLTTKSDVYSYGVVLLEMITGRRVIEYSRPEEEQNLVLWAQPLLKDRKKFTQMADPLLKCEYPVKSLYQALAVAAMCLQEEDETRPLISDVVTAVEFLARKRVEENEPQSTKKISSTEEEEEDSNEHNQSHKDRDDNHNDQNQDEEKKN; translated from the exons atgagtttaTTTCCTTGTTGTGCATCACAAAAGAGGCTCAACAAGAAGACATTGAAGAAGAgcattaagaaagaaaaagaatacgaaGATAGAAGACGTGTCACCTCATTTTCTAACATCTCTTATAAATCAG ATAGTGGCAAGAGGAAGTTCATAACAGATGAGATAGCAAGGCTTGGGAAAGGAAACATTAGCTCTAAGATAATTTCTTATCGTGAGATATGTGCTGCAACTCAGAACTTTCACCCTGACAACATGATTGGTGAAGGAGGCTTTGGGAGGGTATACAAAGGATACCTTAAAAGCACTAATCAA ACTGTTGCTGTGAAGCAACTTGACAGAAATGGATTTCAAGGAACCAGAGAATTTCTTGTAGAGGTTTTAATTTTGAGTCTTTTGCACCATCCTAATCTTGTTAACTTGATAGGGTATTGTGCTGAAGGAGAACATAGAATTTTGGTGTATGAATACATGGTCAATGGTTCTCTAGAAGATCACTTACTGG ACTTACCTGAAGGAGCAAAGGCTTTGGACTGGCAAACCAGAATGAAAATTGCAGAAGGTGCAGCAAAAGGACTTGAATATCTGCATGACGAAGCAAACCCTCCAGTGATATATCGTGATTTCAAAGCATCAAACATATTGTTAGATGAAGAGTTCAATCCAAAACTCTCTGATTTTGGACTTGCAAAGCTTGGTCCAACAGGAGACAAAAGACATGTGTCTACAAGAGTGATGGGAACATATGGATATTGTGCTCCTGAGTATGCATCAACAGGGCAATTGACTACAAAATCAGATGTCTATAGCTATGGAGTTGTGCTTTTGGAGATGATCACAGGAAGAAGAGTCATTGAATATTCAAGACCAGAAGAAGAGCAAAATTTAGTTCTTTGG GCACAACCACTCTTAAAAGATAGGAAGAAATTTACACAAATGGCAGATCCATTGTTAAAATGTGAGTATCCTGTAAAAAGTTTATACCAAGCTTTAGCAGTGGCAGCAATGTGTCTccaagaagaagatgaaactcGACCTTTAATCAGTGATGTAGTTACAGCAGTTGAATTTTTGGCAAGGAAGAGAGTAGAAGAGAATGAACCACAATCCACCAAAAAAATTTCTTCtactgaagaagaagaagaagacagtAATGAACACAACCAATCTCATAAAGATCGAGACGATAACCACAATGATCAGAAccaagatgaagaaaagaagaattga
- the LOC106774664 gene encoding uncharacterized protein LOC106774664 isoform X3 gives MESSQDTIIEAKEELMVSPLSGKNPIRRTAYFIKPCMEGSANLPRYMFSSGKTATVASNHAKLPLNVIYSGWHPPNREWNTWVQQMQQKYEYMWIKAGIDQAIKASTFLIHRNDELILELAQRWCSKTNTFVFPWGEATITLEDLNVCWGYSVMGVPFSTPLVSDEEKEVEQELITVFRMFFKSKAKRADHNPWMEYFMRNESHLARGTKLALAPAVLANIYRDLSLLNNKIRIVTAVKLEVTLWAPIQLVQVWALERFPSLQPWPRIVEQGQLLMAKWNTVKMVKNANLKLILDSSRAGNDFIWCPFVNSPPLQLYNENDKWVCKNPNFDYELESFARCMRVSELVGMECIEHYCPNRVAMQFGMDQDIPGMLVPHKENPWISYSEPVTDTNLYIALCARQKPNVTFRYFHWWKQSNQSKEASKHYDCVESSPKYALPISLSVKKESSLACSPAPGFTCKIKRKQERDFDEMEKRPVIELSSSSSEDTCVGDEEVENVFPSISVEEARSVKYDRNGIKIKNLFCDRDGVSNVNKKYASSSIEEIASDLESRIGRLERVVAKLKGEN, from the exons ATGGAGTCATCACAGGACACTATTATAGAAGCAAAAGAAGAACTCATGGTTTCACCATTATCTGGTAAAAACCCAATTCGAAGAACTGCTTATTTTATCAAACCTTGCATGGAAGGCTCAGCAAATCTTCCTCGTTACATGTTCTCTTCTGGAAAAACAGCCACTGTTGCTTCCAACCACGCAAAACTGCCTCTGAATGTGATATACAGCGGATGGCATCCTCCAAATCGAGAATGGAATACATGGGTTCAACAGATGCAACAAAAGTATGAATATATGTGGATAAAGGCTGGGATAGACCAAGCTATCAAAGCTTCTACTTTTCTTATCCATAGAAATGATGAGCTGATTCTTGAGCTTGCACAAAGGTGGTGTTCAAAGACTAACACGTTTGTGTTTCCATGGGGAGAAGCAACTATTACCCTGGAAGACCTGAACGTTTGTTGGGGTTACTCTGTCATGGGAGTGCCTTTCTCTACACCTCTTGTGAGTGATGAGGAAAAGGAAGTAGAACAAGAGTTGATTACTGTGTTTAGGATGTTTTTCAAATCGAAGGCCAAAAGGGCAGATCATAATCCATGGATGGAGTATTTCATGAGAAATGAAAGCCAT TTAGCAAGAGGGACTAAACTAGCTCTTGCACCTGCTGTCTTAGCCAACATTTACAGGGATTTGAGTTTGCTGAATAACAAAATCAGAATTGTCACAGCAGTGAAGTTAGAAGTTACATTGTGGGCTCCTATTCAGTTGGTCCAAGTTTGGGCATTGGAGAGATTTCCCTCGTTGCAGCCTTGGCCTCGAATAGTTGAGCAAGGCCAACTCTTGATGGCTAAATGGAACACAGTGAAAATGGTTAAAAATGCCAActtgaaattgattttggacTCTTCAAGAGCTGGAAATGACTTTATCTGGTGTCCCTTCGTGAATTCTCCTCCTCTTCAGCTTTACAATGAAAATGACAAGTGGGTATGCAAAAATCCCAATTTTGATTATGAATTAGAATCCTTTGCTCGCTGCATGAGAGTCTCAGAGTTGGTGGGTATGGAGTGTATAGAACATTACTGCCCAAATCGTGTTGCTATGCAGTTTGGGATGGATCAAGACATTCCTGGTATGCTAGTACCTCACAAAGAGAATCCTTGGATAAGTTATAGTGAGCCAGTAACAGATACAAATTTGTACATTGCGTTATGTGCCAGGCAAAAGCCAAATGTTACTTTTAGGTACTTTCATTGGTGGAAGCAATCAAATCAAAGTAAGGAAGCAAGCAAACATTATGATTGTGTTGAAAGTAGCCCAAAATATGCGTTACCAATATCATTATCTGTGAAGAAAGAGAGCAGCCTAGCCTGTAGCCCAGCACCTGGTTTTACTTGCAAGATTAAGAGAAAACAAGAACGTGATTTTGATGAAATGGAAAAGCGTCCAGTCATCGAGTTGTCCAGTTCTTCAAGTGAAGATACATGTGTTGGtgatgaagaagttgaaaatgtttttccatCAATAAGTGTTGAAGAAGCAAGAAGTGTCAAATACGACAGAAATGGAATCAAAATCAAGAATCTGTTTTGTGATAGAGATGGTGTCAGTAATGTGAATAAGAAATATGCAAGCTCTAGCATAGAAGAAATAGCTTCTGATCTTGAAAGCCGGATTGGAAGGCTTGAAAGAGTGGTCGCCAAGCTTAAAGGAGAAAATTAG
- the LOC106774664 gene encoding uncharacterized protein LOC106774664 isoform X2 yields MESSQDTIIEAKEELMVSPLSATVASNHAKLPLNVIYSGWHPPNREWNTWVQQMQQKYEYMWIKAGIDQAIKASTFLIHRNDELILELAQRWCSKTNTFVFPWGEATITLEDLNVCWGYSVMGVPFSTPLVSDEEKEVEQELITVFRMFFKSKAKRADHNPWMEYFMRNESHVEHEAFLCLWLSRFVFPARSYKSILKSVFPIAIQLARGTKLALAPAVLANIYRDLSLLNNKIRIVTAVKLEVTLWAPIQLVQVWALERFPSLQPWPRIVEQGQLLMAKWNTVKMVKNANLKLILDSSRAGNDFIWCPFVNSPPLQLYNENDKWVCKNPNFDYELESFARCMRVSELVGMECIEHYCPNRVAMQFGMDQDIPGMLVPHKENPWISYSEPVTDTNLYIALCARQKPNVTFRYFHWWKQSNQSKEASKHYDCVESSPKYALPISLSVKKESSLACSPAPGFTCKIKRKQERDFDEMEKRPVIELSSSSSEDTCVGDEEVENVFPSISVEEARSVKYDRNGIKIKNLFCDRDGVSNVNKKYASSSIEEIASDLESRIGRLERVVAKLKGEN; encoded by the exons ATGGAGTCATCACAGGACACTATTATAGAAGCAAAAGAAGAACTCATGGTTTCACCATTATCTG CCACTGTTGCTTCCAACCACGCAAAACTGCCTCTGAATGTGATATACAGCGGATGGCATCCTCCAAATCGAGAATGGAATACATGGGTTCAACAGATGCAACAAAAGTATGAATATATGTGGATAAAGGCTGGGATAGACCAAGCTATCAAAGCTTCTACTTTTCTTATCCATAGAAATGATGAGCTGATTCTTGAGCTTGCACAAAGGTGGTGTTCAAAGACTAACACGTTTGTGTTTCCATGGGGAGAAGCAACTATTACCCTGGAAGACCTGAACGTTTGTTGGGGTTACTCTGTCATGGGAGTGCCTTTCTCTACACCTCTTGTGAGTGATGAGGAAAAGGAAGTAGAACAAGAGTTGATTACTGTGTTTAGGATGTTTTTCAAATCGAAGGCCAAAAGGGCAGATCATAATCCATGGATGGAGTATTTCATGAGAAATGAAAGCCATGTAGAACATGAAGcatttttgtgtttgtggttGTCGAGGTTTGTTTTCCCTGCTAGATCATATAAATCCATTCTGAAAAGTGTTTTTCCTATTGCCATACAGTTAGCAAGAGGGACTAAACTAGCTCTTGCACCTGCTGTCTTAGCCAACATTTACAGGGATTTGAGTTTGCTGAATAACAAAATCAGAATTGTCACAGCAGTGAAGTTAGAAGTTACATTGTGGGCTCCTATTCAGTTGGTCCAAGTTTGGGCATTGGAGAGATTTCCCTCGTTGCAGCCTTGGCCTCGAATAGTTGAGCAAGGCCAACTCTTGATGGCTAAATGGAACACAGTGAAAATGGTTAAAAATGCCAActtgaaattgattttggacTCTTCAAGAGCTGGAAATGACTTTATCTGGTGTCCCTTCGTGAATTCTCCTCCTCTTCAGCTTTACAATGAAAATGACAAGTGGGTATGCAAAAATCCCAATTTTGATTATGAATTAGAATCCTTTGCTCGCTGCATGAGAGTCTCAGAGTTGGTGGGTATGGAGTGTATAGAACATTACTGCCCAAATCGTGTTGCTATGCAGTTTGGGATGGATCAAGACATTCCTGGTATGCTAGTACCTCACAAAGAGAATCCTTGGATAAGTTATAGTGAGCCAGTAACAGATACAAATTTGTACATTGCGTTATGTGCCAGGCAAAAGCCAAATGTTACTTTTAGGTACTTTCATTGGTGGAAGCAATCAAATCAAAGTAAGGAAGCAAGCAAACATTATGATTGTGTTGAAAGTAGCCCAAAATATGCGTTACCAATATCATTATCTGTGAAGAAAGAGAGCAGCCTAGCCTGTAGCCCAGCACCTGGTTTTACTTGCAAGATTAAGAGAAAACAAGAACGTGATTTTGATGAAATGGAAAAGCGTCCAGTCATCGAGTTGTCCAGTTCTTCAAGTGAAGATACATGTGTTGGtgatgaagaagttgaaaatgtttttccatCAATAAGTGTTGAAGAAGCAAGAAGTGTCAAATACGACAGAAATGGAATCAAAATCAAGAATCTGTTTTGTGATAGAGATGGTGTCAGTAATGTGAATAAGAAATATGCAAGCTCTAGCATAGAAGAAATAGCTTCTGATCTTGAAAGCCGGATTGGAAGGCTTGAAAGAGTGGTCGCCAAGCTTAAAGGAGAAAATTAG
- the LOC106774664 gene encoding uncharacterized protein LOC106774664 isoform X1: MESSQDTIIEAKEELMVSPLSGKNPIRRTAYFIKPCMEGSANLPRYMFSSGKTATVASNHAKLPLNVIYSGWHPPNREWNTWVQQMQQKYEYMWIKAGIDQAIKASTFLIHRNDELILELAQRWCSKTNTFVFPWGEATITLEDLNVCWGYSVMGVPFSTPLVSDEEKEVEQELITVFRMFFKSKAKRADHNPWMEYFMRNESHVEHEAFLCLWLSRFVFPARSYKSILKSVFPIAIQLARGTKLALAPAVLANIYRDLSLLNNKIRIVTAVKLEVTLWAPIQLVQVWALERFPSLQPWPRIVEQGQLLMAKWNTVKMVKNANLKLILDSSRAGNDFIWCPFVNSPPLQLYNENDKWVCKNPNFDYELESFARCMRVSELVGMECIEHYCPNRVAMQFGMDQDIPGMLVPHKENPWISYSEPVTDTNLYIALCARQKPNVTFRYFHWWKQSNQSKEASKHYDCVESSPKYALPISLSVKKESSLACSPAPGFTCKIKRKQERDFDEMEKRPVIELSSSSSEDTCVGDEEVENVFPSISVEEARSVKYDRNGIKIKNLFCDRDGVSNVNKKYASSSIEEIASDLESRIGRLERVVAKLKGEN, from the coding sequence ATGGAGTCATCACAGGACACTATTATAGAAGCAAAAGAAGAACTCATGGTTTCACCATTATCTGGTAAAAACCCAATTCGAAGAACTGCTTATTTTATCAAACCTTGCATGGAAGGCTCAGCAAATCTTCCTCGTTACATGTTCTCTTCTGGAAAAACAGCCACTGTTGCTTCCAACCACGCAAAACTGCCTCTGAATGTGATATACAGCGGATGGCATCCTCCAAATCGAGAATGGAATACATGGGTTCAACAGATGCAACAAAAGTATGAATATATGTGGATAAAGGCTGGGATAGACCAAGCTATCAAAGCTTCTACTTTTCTTATCCATAGAAATGATGAGCTGATTCTTGAGCTTGCACAAAGGTGGTGTTCAAAGACTAACACGTTTGTGTTTCCATGGGGAGAAGCAACTATTACCCTGGAAGACCTGAACGTTTGTTGGGGTTACTCTGTCATGGGAGTGCCTTTCTCTACACCTCTTGTGAGTGATGAGGAAAAGGAAGTAGAACAAGAGTTGATTACTGTGTTTAGGATGTTTTTCAAATCGAAGGCCAAAAGGGCAGATCATAATCCATGGATGGAGTATTTCATGAGAAATGAAAGCCATGTAGAACATGAAGcatttttgtgtttgtggttGTCGAGGTTTGTTTTCCCTGCTAGATCATATAAATCCATTCTGAAAAGTGTTTTTCCTATTGCCATACAGTTAGCAAGAGGGACTAAACTAGCTCTTGCACCTGCTGTCTTAGCCAACATTTACAGGGATTTGAGTTTGCTGAATAACAAAATCAGAATTGTCACAGCAGTGAAGTTAGAAGTTACATTGTGGGCTCCTATTCAGTTGGTCCAAGTTTGGGCATTGGAGAGATTTCCCTCGTTGCAGCCTTGGCCTCGAATAGTTGAGCAAGGCCAACTCTTGATGGCTAAATGGAACACAGTGAAAATGGTTAAAAATGCCAActtgaaattgattttggacTCTTCAAGAGCTGGAAATGACTTTATCTGGTGTCCCTTCGTGAATTCTCCTCCTCTTCAGCTTTACAATGAAAATGACAAGTGGGTATGCAAAAATCCCAATTTTGATTATGAATTAGAATCCTTTGCTCGCTGCATGAGAGTCTCAGAGTTGGTGGGTATGGAGTGTATAGAACATTACTGCCCAAATCGTGTTGCTATGCAGTTTGGGATGGATCAAGACATTCCTGGTATGCTAGTACCTCACAAAGAGAATCCTTGGATAAGTTATAGTGAGCCAGTAACAGATACAAATTTGTACATTGCGTTATGTGCCAGGCAAAAGCCAAATGTTACTTTTAGGTACTTTCATTGGTGGAAGCAATCAAATCAAAGTAAGGAAGCAAGCAAACATTATGATTGTGTTGAAAGTAGCCCAAAATATGCGTTACCAATATCATTATCTGTGAAGAAAGAGAGCAGCCTAGCCTGTAGCCCAGCACCTGGTTTTACTTGCAAGATTAAGAGAAAACAAGAACGTGATTTTGATGAAATGGAAAAGCGTCCAGTCATCGAGTTGTCCAGTTCTTCAAGTGAAGATACATGTGTTGGtgatgaagaagttgaaaatgtttttccatCAATAAGTGTTGAAGAAGCAAGAAGTGTCAAATACGACAGAAATGGAATCAAAATCAAGAATCTGTTTTGTGATAGAGATGGTGTCAGTAATGTGAATAAGAAATATGCAAGCTCTAGCATAGAAGAAATAGCTTCTGATCTTGAAAGCCGGATTGGAAGGCTTGAAAGAGTGGTCGCCAAGCTTAAAGGAGAAAATTAG